Proteins from a genomic interval of Chanos chanos chromosome 3, fChaCha1.1, whole genome shotgun sequence:
- the znf362b gene encoding zinc finger protein 362b: MAEPRFNNPYFWPPPPSMPGQLDNLVLINKIKEQLMAEKIRPPHLPPTTVPSQQTLLVASPPSDAGQHVMSIPKLQQVPGLQAHNSSQPDIALHARPASSTASELSMDDKSAVKAKGLWEDWHMRQAVDQASRVNHRSGLALSSRTDSHNTSEAITPTTPTSSSQNRLGGAPSLNVISGLASGPGMEQVKSGGLAGMLGTQPKGPRGRKKIKAENTSGPLLVVPYPILASGTDQASVTITAKEGKTYRCKVCPLTFFNKSEMQIHSKSHTEAKPHKCPHCSKSFANASYLAQHLRIHLGIKPYHCSYCENSFRQLSHLQQHTRIHTGDRPYKCAHPGCEKAFTQLSNLQSHQRQHNKDKPYKCPNCYRAYSDSASLQIHLSAHAVKNAKAYCCSMCGRAYTSETYLMKHMSKHTVVEHLVSHHSPQRTESPSIPIRISLI; this comes from the exons ATGGCAGAACCACGGTTCAATAATCCATACTTCTGGCCACCACCCCCTTCAATGCCAGGCCAG CTGGATAACCTGGTTCTTATCAACAAGATCAAAGAGCAGCTGATGGCAGAAAAGATCAGACCTCCGCATTTGCCACCCACCACTGTTCCCTCTCAGCAGACCCTGCTGGTGGCCTCCCCCCCCTCGGACGCTGGTCAGCATGTGATGTCCATTCCCAAACTGCAGCAGGTGCCGGGGTTACAGGCCCATAACTCCTCCCAGCCTGACATAGCACTGCACGCGCGTCCTGCCTCTAGCACCGCATCAG AATTGAGTATGGATGATAAGTCAGCAGTAAAGGCTAAAGGATTATGGGAGGACTGGCATATGCGTCAAGCTGTAGACCAAGCATCTAGAGTGAACCATCGCTCAG GTCTAGCGCTTTCATCTCGCACGGACAGCCACAACACCTCAGAGGCAATCACACCCACTACACCCACCTCTAGCAGTCAAAACCGTTTGGGTGGAGCCCCGTCGTTGAATGTCATTTCGGGACTGGCCAGTGGCCCAGGCATGGAGCAGGTCAAGAGCGGAGGCCTGGCAGGGATGCTAGGGACACAACCCAAGGGACCACGTGGCCGCAAGAAGATCAAAGCAGAGAACACCTCAGGCCCTCTGCTCGTAGTGCCCTATCCCATCCTGGCCTCAGGCACTGACCAGGCCTCTGTCACCATTACTGCCAAAGAGGGAAAAACCTACAG GTGTAAGGTGTGCCCTCTCACGTTCTTCAACAAGTCAGAGATGCAGATTCATTCAAAGTCTCATACGGAGGCCAAACCACATAAATGTCCTCATTGCTCCAAGTCATTTGCAAATGCGTCATATTTGGCCCAACACCTACGTATCCACCTAGGAATTAAGCCTTACCACTGCTCTTACTGTGAGAATTCTTTCCGTCAACTTTCTCACTTGCAGCAGCACACAAG GATTCACACTGGTGACAGACCATATAAGTGTGCCCATCCTGGCTGTGAGAAGGCATTCACACAGCTGTCTAATCTGCAG tctCACCAAAGGCAACACAATAAAGACAAGCCCTACAAATGCCCAAACTGCTACCGTGCCTACTCGGACTCTGCCTCATTGCAAATCCACCTTTCAGCGCATGCTGTCAAAAACGCTAAAGCTTATTGCTGCAGTATGTGCGGCCGTGCATACACCTCA GAGACCTACCTTATGAAGCACATGTCTAAACATACAGTTGTTGAGCATCTTGTGAGCCACCATTCACCCCAGAGAACAGAATCACCCAGCATCCCCATACGGATCTCCCTCATTTGA
- the LOC115806880 gene encoding alpha-1,3-galactosyltransferase 2-like: protein MKCLEKLELPKQISGQRGGLGASLWNTLDTDRTYARMLFLDYSSTLNMIQPMKLIVKLADLGVPTLTCNWILNFLTGRPQVVKMGNKVSAELTVSTGSLQPKTLCPLKEERNDAKQIVKSRSSAISVLSPINTFFSQERYLDSILLSFSDYYHISMFYVTPKQNENSRIDVQTRTNWNAPIMWERMFKPELYDSYHKTHGTTVAMTVFAVGKYLDAYLRKFLISAELHFMVGLPVTYYVFTDVPNDVPVIQLARGRKLKVINIQKYDHWQDISMMRMRSIADLIEMELHNPNQFIFCMDVDQEFVGRFGSEALGDSVALLHAHFYKRRLQEFTYDRNPKSLAFMDEGDFYYHAAIFGGSWQNVKRLTETCYEAIMADKENQVEALWQDESHLNKYFWINKPSKLLSPEYCWDRSIGDRSNIVVERLVWAPKHYSLLRT from the exons ATGAAGTGCCTGGAAAAGCTGGAACTGCCCAAACAGATCAGTGGACAACGCGGTGGCCTTGGCGCTTCACTCTGGAACACTTTGGACACTGACAGAACATATGCACGCATGCTCTTTCTGGATTACAGCTCTACTTTAAACATGATCCAGCCAATGAAGCTGATTGTGAAGCTGGCAGACCTTGGAGTGCCGACACTCACCTGTAACTGGATTTTGAATTTCCTTACAGGCAGACCACAGGTGGTGAAGATGGGAAATAAGGTCTCTGCTGAGCTCACAGTCAGCACAGGAAGCCTTCAGCCCAAAACTCTATGCCCT ttgaaggaagaaagaaatgatGCCAAGCAGATCGTCAAGTCTAGAAGTTCCGCTATCTCTGTGTTGTCACCAATCAACACATTCTTCTCCCAG GAGCGTTATCTTGACTCCATTCTGCTGTCCTTCTCAGATTATTACCACATTTCAATGTTTTATGTGACGCCCAAACAAAACGAAAA TTCAAGGATTGATGTTCAGACACGTACAAATTGGAATGCTCCAATCATGTGGGAAAGGATGTTTAAACCAGAACTCTATGACAGTTACCACAAAACACATGGCACCACAGTAGCCATGACAGTATTTGCTGTTGGAAA GTACCTGGATGCTTACCTCAGAAAATTTTTAATATCAGCAGAACTCCATTTCATGGTGGGTTTACCAGTGACATATTATGTGTTCACTGATGTTCCCAATGATGTGCCTGTTATTCAGCTGGCACGAGGTCGAAAACTGAAAGTCATAAATATACAGAAGTATGACCACTGGCAGGACATTTCCATGATGCGAATGCGCAGTATTGCAGATCTCATAGAGATGGAGCTCCATAACCCAAATCAGTTTATTTTCTGTATGGATGTTGACCAGGAGTTTGTTGGAAGGTTTGGCTCAGAGGCTCTAGGAGACTCTGTGGCCTTGCTTCATGCCCATTTTTATAAGAGAAGGCTACAAGAATTCACATATGACCGTAACCCAAAATCACTGGCTTTCATGGATGAAGGGGATTTCTACTACCATGCTGCTATATTTGGTGGCTCGTGGCAGAATGTGAAAAGGCTGACAGAAACATGCTATGAAGCTATAATGGCAGATAAAGAAAACCAAGTTGAAGCCCTTTGGCAAGATGAAAGCCACCTTAACAAATATTTCTGGATCAACAAGCCAAGCAAATTACTTTCCCCAGAATACTGCTGGGACAGGAGCATTGGAGACCGCAGTAACATTGTTGTTGAGCGACTTGTCTGGGCACCTAAGCACTACAGCCTACTAAGAACTTAG